The Ammospiza nelsoni isolate bAmmNel1 chromosome 10, bAmmNel1.pri, whole genome shotgun sequence genome includes a region encoding these proteins:
- the SLC16A14 gene encoding monocarboxylate transporter 14: MYASREDIGYDFGDPSKVGSKPIKPNPNIDGGWAWMIVFSSFLVHILIMGSQMALGILNMEWLEEFNQSRGLTAWVSSLSMGITLIVGPFIGLFISMCGCRTTAIIGGILNALGWILSAYASNVHYLFLTFGVTAGIGSGMVYLPAVVMVGQYFQNRRALAQGLSTTGTGFGAFLMTALLKYLCTEFGWRNAMFIQGAISLNLCVCGALMRPLSPKELREKYVVGNDSEENQAKALSQSTETIKSNGVLGEEPEKKEEAANEEVLGSVQHTEIGGKSGSERSMYGLRLFKTVSQLTVTVRKGFALWYSSYFGAASLFTNRVFVAFIIWALFAYSSFVIPFIHLPEIVKQYKLSRQDNVFPLTSIIAIVHIFGKVILGIISDLPCISTWNVFLMANFTLVTCILTLPLMQTYIGLAVVCALIGFSSGYFSLMPVVTEDLVGTKHLANAYGIIICANGISALFGPPFAGWIYDITQKYDFSFYIAGLLYMVGIIFLLIQPCIQKKQSREKSTEEAQV, from the exons ATGTATGCAAGTCGAGAGGACATTGGATATGATTTTGGAGATCCCTCCAAAGTTGGAAGTAAGCCAATTAAACCTAATCCAAACATCGATGGAGGATGGGCTTGGATGAttgtattttcctctttccttgtGCACATACTCATCATGGGCTCCCAAATGGCCCTTGGAATACTCAACATGGAATGGCTTGAAGAGTTTAATCAAAGTCGTGGCTTAACAGCCTGGGTTAGCTCCCTCAGCATGGGCATCACGCTTATTGTAG GTCCTTTTATCGGTTTGTTCATCAGCATGTGTGGGTGCCGCACGACAGCCATAATTGGAGGGATCCTGAATGCCCTGGGTTGGATACTGAGTGCCTATGCCTCAAATGTGCACTACCTCTTCCTCACCTTTGGAGTGACAGCTG gtATTGGAAGTGGCATGGTTTATCTGCCTGCAGTGGTCATGGTAGGGCAATATTTTCAGAACAGAAGAGCACTTGCACAAGGGCTCAGTACCACGGGAACGGGGTTTGGAGCTTTCTTAATGACTGCCTTACTGAAGTACCTCTGCACTGAATTTGGGTGGAGGAATGCAATGTTCATCCAGGGGGCCATTTCCCTGAACCTCTGTGTCTGTGGGGCACTCATGAGACCACTCTCTCCCAAAGAGCTCCGTGAAAAATATGTGGTGGGAAATGATAGCGAAGAAAATCAGGCAAAAGCTCTGTCCCAATCTACAGAGACTATAAAATCTAATGGAGTCCTTGGTGAAGAaccagagaaaaaagaagaggcAGCAAATGAAGAAGTGCTTGGCAGTGTGCAGCACACAGAAATCGGAGGTAAATCTGGAAGTGAAAGGAGCATGTATGGACTGCGCCTCTTTAAGACAGTGAGCCAGCTGACAGTCACAGTCAGGAAGGGCTTTGCACTCTGGTACTCCAGCTACTTTGGAGCTGCATCACTGTTTACCAATAGAGTATTTGTGGCCTTTATCATTTGGGCTTTGTTTGCCTATAGCAGCTTTGTCATTCCCTTTATTCACCTTCCAGAAATAGTCAAGCAGTACAAATTATCTAGGCAGGACAATGTATTTCCTTTGACATCCATTATAGCCATTGTTCATATTTTTGGTAAAGTGATCCTTGGAATCATCTCTGATCTGCCATGCATCAGCACCTGGAATGTCTTCCTCATGGCTAACTTTACCCTGGTCACCTGCATTCTTACTTTGCCACTAATGCAGACATACATTGGCCTGGCTGTGGTTTGTGCTCTAATAGGATTTTCTAGTGGCTATTTTTCTCTAATGCCTGTTGTGACTGAAGATTTAGTTGGAACTAAACACCTTGCAAATGCCTATGGCATCATCATTTGTGCCAATGGAATATCTGCTTTGTTTGGACCACCTTTTGCAG GTTGGATCTATGACATCACACAAAAATacgatttttctttttacatagCTGGATTGCTATACATGGTGGGAATAATATTTTTACTTATACAACCTTGTATTCAAAAGAAACAGTCAAGAGAAAAATCTACAGAAGAAGCACAAGTATAG